ACGATTTTTCTGCTAGAAATAACGGAATGGTTAATAGCCAAAACCTGCCATTTTCCACTTGTTATAAAATGCTGCTTTAATGCTGTAACATTGAAAGATctgttaacaaaaataagtttttaaagactatcaaaatttatagagcaatataatttaaaagtgaattaCTTAAGTAAAAAACTGCTGTGTTCTACACTATGTGTAATTCTTAGAACGTGAACGTTCATATCTCTGTGAATTATAGATGTCCTACACCATTAACCTATTTACCTGAAAAGTATTGCAATACGTTATAAATAATGAGCAGGATCAATACCATCAACTGGTTTCGGTAAGCCTTAGCGAAATAGAGCTTTGGTCTGTAGCAATAATATGGGTAAGTTGTTTGGTAGACAGGGtgtaaagtttttgaataatcCAGTGGATAGAAGGACCTTTATTACCGGCAAGACGGCATTGGGAATAGTTGGGTAGACGACCCCAACACTATCATAATACCCACGCTACACGCCGAGCTGAAACACGTACACGTTTAATTGCACTGTAGGTATATAAACCCACCGCAACCTTCTACCATGATTTATGTAAAGATCTTAATCTAGATCCCTCGTATAAACTAATTTCAACCCACATTTGCTATCCACTTCTACATTTTCATCTGACTTAAATATCATTACCGTCATTCACATCCAAGTTAGTTACAGTGCACTTTACATTTTATACTCCGGGCAAAAACAGTTAATTATGCAGCCGTGGTAACAGCGGAGCTAAATTGCTACAGTGAAAGtactaaatactaatatattaagcaAATTGctcattaaaaacaacaatggCGCACCTGCGTTTTGTGACTCTATACAAATACAGGCGACGGGGTGAGCACTAAAAGAATGCTGCTAATTAGCGCGACTCCTTTGTCATATGAACCCGTTTACGTATCGTAATCTGCTTCCAAGGAAAAGTCAACGTGTTTGTGTACATAACTTGGAAATAGTGTATGCCAATGAGTATTAAACAAACATAGATACCATCAGCTTGATGTAGAGTCCGAGATACTAAGTCCAATTTGCTCGAAAACTGGGTGACTAATGTACTACATAACTACCTACATACATCACTTGACCAAATAAAGTTGGTTAGAATGGCAACTAGACGGTCATCTGGCATCGTAAGATATTCATGCCGGCTGGCAAATAGCAATGTCTTCGGTCGTCAGAAGCTCGTTAGTCGAAGGCTGCATGCATCCTACGATCGCTATCTACGATTTGTACCATTTACATGATGACACGGACCTAGAGCGTCTACTGTCTAGCTATGTACCGCTAATAAGCAAGTCCCgggaatttaatactttgatACCGCCTACCGCCTTTGTTGCCAAGTCGTTcctattataaattacattaacgTAATAAATTGATAACTGTAGCGAGCGAGTATAAGCtttccaattaattttatttggaattGATTTCGTTGTTGGCAGAAATGTTGAAACGAATGTACTAAAGTACCTGTTAACAATTTTGAATAGCTTTAGCTTTTGTGACTTCCCGCCGATGTTTGTTTACTGTTACTGATGTGCCGTATCAAAAGCAGAATCGATTTTCGTcgcatttattttcagttcttGTACTGAAATCTATTTAAATGTTTGCCAGTTAACAAGCTTACACCTCGTAAAATTCGTCctttgatttgaaaataattctTGTCGTCTATTTCTTGTTGTTTGCTGTCGCAGGTCGCGCAATTGAACGTGTGTGCGCGGGCGCCGACGGCACAGGCATGGtgtcggcggcgcgcgcgctgctggcCGCCGTCACGAGGGTGCTGCTACTCGCAGACATGGTCGTCGTCCGACAACTACTGCTTGCTAAAGACAAGGTAACCATACACTGTGTAAACTAAAATACTGttcttgaaaataaacaaaacaaactgaaATTAGAGAAACTATCGCATGTCAAGGAGATAGCAATACAACTTACTCGAGACTTCTCCGTTACAAAGTACTTTGACCCTTATCTACGACACAAACAATAAGAGAAACGACAAACATTATTCAAGTCGCAAGGTAATTCCATATAATGGTCAGATTATTCAGAATAGTCGCACGACCTGAATGACTTTTAAACAGATGGGCTGACTCCGTTTGGAACCTAGCGTCTAATAATATATACCCACACATACGTAAGGTTATTCAAGTGAGTGGGAAAaaactgtatttgtttttggattgaaaaataaaataatgagatTCGGGTTCTATTAAACACATGCCATACTAACCAACAAAGTCAAAGGTTTTAAGTCATAGGCTAACTGAAAGCTAAACAAGACTCATTGCGCAAATTTTATATggagcaaaaataaatatgaatctcTGTGAGCATGCAATCTCTGAGTAAGTCGTTATTTGAAATTCCTATAACCTCGTTCAGTATATTACGCTTAGATATTCCAAAGTTTTGATTTTCGACAGGTGGCGCGTTCGCTGGACCGTTTGGAGTCAGTGTCGAACTTCGCGGAGTTTGTGCGCGCCTTTACGGAGTTCGGCGGAGGCATGGTGGAGCTAGCGCGGCTGACGGCGGAGCGGCGGGCGGACCTGCGAGATGAACGCCGAAGAGCACAAGTAGCCGCCGCCAGGAATGTTCTCGAACGCTCTACACTTATGCTCCTCACTTCCTCAAAAGTAAGCCTCGTCTTCATTTATACTATGAGTATTACAGCTCTTCTACTCTTGTTGGATAAAACTATGCAGGCCTTTTTAAAGGTAATGCAAAAATGTAGTCAAAATTACACTTTTACCTACAACAAATAAATGGCTCTGGTAAAATATCTGACGAGCTCAAATATTGCTAACAGTATTAACTGGAGTTTCGAATTTCCCTTAAACTACGTAGGAGGTATCGAGTCTCTAAAATATTCTCAATTGAACTCAGTTTGGCTGCTGAAGCGGGAAAatgtaatttcattaaaaacacaaattcaaaTAAGGATCCTAATCGAACTCCTTTGACAATACATTTCCAGTGACTGTCCGTTTTTTCTCACGGGTGCGGGTGGTGTAAATTGCCCTGTCGCTTGGTCGCCGCTTCTCCTATCAATTATGTAGGTTTCCAACCCAATTCGGAACCACAATGCATTGTTTGTGACATCAGAGTTTATGGTCGCCCATTCctcatataattttatagtcAAAACTGTTTAAGACAATACCAATAACACACTCTAAATCATGGTAAAATTATGGTTTGCCTTTGTCACCAGTTCGTAATCACACAAGTAGGCACGATTGATGTTTTCTATTTATGCGTATTCATAAAACGCGTCAGTATAATATCATGCAATAAACTTTTACcatttgtttaaattagtaGAATTTATGCTCGAGTGATAAACTATATTCagaaacattttataaacagagtcttaaagaacaaaaaaaacataaatacgaCTTAAGTTTACGAAAAAAGAAGATTTTAATTCGTGCTTCGTTAAAAAGTAGTTATAATAGTATCAATCTGGAGGTGGATGTAATATGTGTACACTATAACATCtccttaagcatttttttattcttaacaaaaggaaataaatatcTCAACTACTTGTCTATTTGTTAGGTCTACGAGCTGTCTAGGTGTTTCGCTTGCCAACTCGGCAAAAACACTTAACGTATTCTCCATTAACCAGTTAAAGATAGACTACAGATACACAGCATGACTTAAAAGAAAACGGCTTTACAAATGTGAGCCTCATCAGTCTTGTAAAACAAAGAGTTATGTTTGAAAAAGCGCCATTTTAAAGTTATCAGGTTATGTCAAGTGTGGTAGAGAGGGGTGAGTGAACAATCGCAGTGGGCTGTGATGGCAAAGCCAGCAATTTGTCAGCGCTTCCCGGCGACTGGCGAGCGTGCCGCACGCCGATGCCTCCCCCAACCATTCGCATGACATATTTTACAAGACTTTTCATTTTTCCACCGCTCTATATTAGATGTATGACATTGATAAAATTCTTCGCTTCATCAAACTATTTTCCTTTGTTTATAgacactatttttttgttttatgactcTACATTTAATATAGTTATGacatttaatataaagttattataatgaCGACGTGTGAAACAGTTTAATAGTCCGCTAGTGCAGCTGCTTGCTACCTACGTCGCAGTTTCCGACACCCTCGACTAACTGCGACTGGGAGAGAAGTATGCGCAAACTTCGACAAAGTGAACATATACGTACCTGCTCGTAGGTAGAGACAGGAATATCACGTTTAAGTCCACATTGAGTCAGTAGAGAGGAAACTGTAGTCAAGAGTTTGCTACCTATTAAAAGCGTATATACGAATATATCGTATAATTGGTTTTATGCGAATGTAAgtccaataaaacaattatttcaatCAAACACTATATAAATCGCAAAAATAATAAgaccaatatttaaaaaggtttattaattgtttaattcaCTGAATTCCGATTTAGCCGCTATTCAGGCAAGCAATATTGGGTAATATTGTTCGCACCAATTCCACCTCAAAAATGTGGCCGATTGTGACTGACAACTAGCCATTATTCGTTGAACGATGGCGACCTGCATGCAAATGCAGTTGCGATATTCCAATTGTTCAAACCACAACAGAGAGAGGCACCGCGCTGCGTGGATTATTTAAATACGTGATTGTTGTACGTGgaccttttttaataaacttcattGTACTGTAAAACGTTATTTGTATAAGTTAACTACTTGCATACTTTTGAAACTTTTACACTGGTTTTGTGTCGCATTACAATATGGTTGTactattttaaatgttcttttaaCGTTATAAATTAATGACCCGTTTGCATTTGTTATGCTTAATCGTgcttaaaaattatatacagTACCTCAAAGTTACCTTTAGAGATGAATAGCAACCTACTTGAATGACTTCTTTGCTAACGGTTTTTTCTGTACAGACGTGCATGCGGCACCCCAGCAGCGCGTCGGCGCGGGAGAACCGCGACACCGTGTTCTGTCAGATGCGTCGAGCCATGGACCTCATCCACTACGTCGTGAGAGACGGCCTACCAGGACACGACGACCAGTCACACGAGGTTTGATGCCGTACTCCTTTGATACTTACCATCCTAATAAGAATACTTTACCTTGAGAAGAGTCCATACCATATTTGTGGACGCGAGATAGAGCGCTACGCGATGTAGAGCGGTGACTTGCTTCCGCAACTACAAGTCTTACGAGTTAATGGAAGAGCCTCCAATTGCGTAAGCATGGAGCAATATCAAGAGTCAGTTCTAAATTGAGCAAACTAACTCCTAAAATGTCTCAGGACTATTTCAATAAACCAACTATTTGGAGGACAGTGATAATTTCTTCGAAGataaaaacttgttaaaattgattgatttttagtTCAGCTCTTCAGTATTATAAAACCACTAAAAAAcagttaatataaaacatagTAGCATGAAGTAAcacttaaaagatttttgttgcCTTGTATAATCTATGTCTATTCAACTGTCGAAAAAACCCTTATTTTCCTTTCCAAAAAtggattctatttatttaatttatttactgaatAACACATTATTTAAGGTACCTTGAATACTTCGTTGTAGCTACGTACGtctatcatttattattatgcaaaTGGAGTATAATCTTGAGGTGCCATAATCAAAAACGAAATTAACTCCGGACATATACCATTTTGTATAGTACGAGTATATATAGGGCAATGGACATAATATATACCATTCCGAAAGAAACTTGAGGCAAACTTAACAAATCagaatattttctatattattaggaaaaaaatgttttccgaAAGTAACTACGGCTATCTcggtaaaacattttaatatcttttgttGATTCGAGCTTTGTTATAACACGTTGTGTATGTTGGAGTATAAATCGTAGAGCCCAGTTGTTCTAACAATAACAGAAGCAGTAAATAATGTCCACAATGCATGACTACAGCCACTATTGTTGGCATCGTGTAATCCCGTGGGACTGATCAGGATTCGAGAATGTGTTGCTTGCCATATATTCAGCTCACGCAAGCCGTTATTATACATATGTGTAGGTACAATAGGTAGGTAGATAATAAAACGTACACGTATGAGGGACATGTAAAAGTAGGTTTTCAAAAGCAGGTTTTTCCTAGCTCATTTTACTGGTAACCCCGGAAAagtgaataaaacttttttctaaccaaaacattttcttcTACTGCATAGCAGGTACGTTTCAAGGCTCACTTACTTATATAACATTCGCgtttaaaaggaaataatattCCGTTCCATATCCCACAGGAATTCCTTACCCAGCGGAGAAAGTAGCCCATATCCTCTTCCAAGACATAAGCTGCCTTTATGCtaagtttttatgtatatcGTAAAAATAGATAGGCCTTTTTACTTAAGAATGGAACTACCTTTTTTCTTGTTAGTTATACAGATAAGAATATAATTGCTGATATAATAAATACCCAACTAAGTAAATACCTTGGTTCAAGTTCATAGCTTTTGATGTAATCAAAGAAAGGcaattttgaaatttcaataaatcgaATTTCGTCTCCTATGTACtccataattaaaataaaggacAAGAGTAGGTactaattaattgataatttttgaTGAGAACGACTCTTGTGTAACCAGAGAAAACATCAAAATAGTTTCTCTAAACATTATTTCCaaacatcttttttatttaacattgtatCCTCACAAATATTGTGAAAGTGTAACATGATAATCTAATAGTATtacttatacataattataaccCGAGGCACTTGGCTGGCTTCCGCGATACGCGATACAAACCGGAATAACAGATACCAACACTATCTACAGAGACAAATGCTAGCGAGCAAAAACATTATGTGGGTAGAGTTACCTGTACTACATAACACACTGAATATATGTTGTAGATAATTTCGTTAATGTTGGTATTATTCTCGTGGTTTTAATGTTGctttgtaatttacaatattttgggaGTTAACTTCACCATCCTTCCGAAAGGTcattcagaatattaatatatcttttgatgaatatttaattgctGTAGTTCTGCATACGATGTCATCCTTTTGAATACAGCAGTTAGTGTGGATGATATCATGAACGATTAGGATTTTATCGTCACAAATGTCTGGgccaacaacaaaataattccGAATATTCCAAAAGAATTTCctcgtttttaattaagtaatgttCCTCCATATGGCTATAATTCGATATAAGACCCAATTGAAACGATGCTATCGATGGTTTATCGAGTAGACTTGATGCTGTATCGAGCGATACAGATCTAGTCGTTATCGCGATGGGCAGTCTTCTCATGGCCAGACACGGTACACTTACACACTTATAATACGTATTTGTAATAACTAGGCGGCACTAGCCGTAAATCAATATTACAGTTATGGAGAGATCTAAAATCCAAGTAACTTTCAAATCGTCaacaatgattttaatttatttatttatttatcggaTACCCGCATAGCGCAAATGATTGTTCTAATTCTGGGTGTTTTTATGCCCGTAATTTGAATgtccttaaattaaaaatcccGCGAAAGAAGGATACtgaaaaatactctttttattaagtatgcaattaacatttattttcgatTACTTACATGATTTAGACATATCTCTTTTCGCATTGGTGGCAGATAGCACAGTATAGCGAAATAGATAGTACCGTCAAGTTCCGTGTCCGTATCCATATCTTCTTTGCTCCACAATCTTGTTTCTAATACTAAGTTTACACCACATACTCGCTCTAGAACGTGTGTGAACACGAGATAACAAACAAAGCGATTGTCACAATGTGAACAGTCAAGACCTTTGTGTCCCACATTCATGTGGAGACTGTTTTTTCCGATTCCGATGAACATCTACCGTACGAGATTCTTTGGATAGCTAAGGGATAAAACATATCTGTCTTTCTCTCATTAGATGCTGTTGTCTCATGTCCTTTAAACTACGAACAGTGAGTTTGGTTCGCCATCTTAACTTGTTGTTTGTCAGAGCCCAATTGTAAGTAATGTTGGCCTAGATTTGTGCTGGCACTGAATGTGGCCTTAGGCACGCGGGTTTACGACATTTAAATATTCGACTTTCGATGAGTTATCTTTATTGACAATGgttgtaaaattaaatctgAAACGATGAGATAAGTTTTATGTGTCTTTAAATTAACAGTTTTCCTAAATGTCAACGTATAAGTGGCATACGGTCtgatcattaaattttatagatatcttgaggaaaattttaaattggcATAAACAGAAACCAAAATACTATTTCTAtatatctctatctctttttaTATAATGTGATATTCTAAGAATATGACATAGTAGGTAagtgttatttgtaaataatgtgttATGAAAATGGCGCTTATATGTCTCCTTCTTCTCGATGCGATATCTGTCAGTTTCTCTGCGACTCTTTCTTATCCATattcttaaaacataaacacttttatttcttttcttgtAGATGAAACCTTTCTCGGATAGTCATGAACAGGTATAAATTTATTAGCACCAATTAGCCCGTGCATTCAATTTAAGTAAGAAACTATTAATGTATATTAAGCACTTCCTAGATTTATTTCCTTacgctttattttttaatctttttttaagtattggtCCGTTTAGTGTTCAATTTGCTTCCtcattttttcttattactaaaatgtttatatttcttttactaAATTTCATATTATTGACTATTGTCTTATTTAGATTAAAAGACTTTATTCTTTCGGTAAGTCGAATAACGTCTTCGTATTATTCCCTCAACAGGTTACCTTTATACTCTAGATTACATTCCGAATATTTTTACTGAGGAAGCATTCAGATATctaaatagttttaagtaaaGAGCACTCTTAAGTACAAAGTAGTAATAGTTTGTAAAAGTTAAAAgatatgaaataatttcaaCTTGATGAGATATCTGCTAACAATCACGCTAGAAACAGCTTATCGATAAAGGCCTGGCTAAGCTTCCTGCTACAGAACTAACGGGGTTGGTACGTATAATACTTTTATGTTTAGGTAGACATAGGCTTCTTAACTAATCTCTGAAGTGGTGAGTATATTCAGATAGAATTTGACGTAGACCTAAAATGTGATAGTCACAACGCTTGCTAGATATCGTAGAAGATTCTTACTTTTTTCCTTTATTAAAGACTTCTCAAAACCTAATTCACTTTTATTCAGCTAAAAACACGTATTTAGTTGTCCCTGGTTGGAGTGGTAGGTAAGGAGCTGGTGATATGGAATAGTTGAATGATTAACTGCATTGACTCATTGTAAGCATATGTGTAGGCTGCGCAATGGGAGGCGGGCACAGCGTTGGGCGCTTTACGAGGCCTGACGGGCCAAGTGAGGACGGCGCGAGCTCGAGGCGGAGCTGACGTCACGAGGAGACGATCCCTCGCCTCCACACTCCGAGCACTCGTGGAACGCACACACGACTTCACAGACTCCGCGTACACGTCGCACGAACATCGGCAACGAATACTTGCACTCGCCGAAAGAATAGCTTACGAATTAGAAAGACTAGTCGCCGTCGCCGTGTCTCTGGTAAGCTACCACTGCTCTCATGAATTGCTGATTTAATAAtcgttttaaagaaaacataaatatgcTCTAGGAAGAACAAGGTGCTACTGGTAGTGCAACGGCACTGGAGAGCGCATGTACGGGTGCTACGAGTGCTGCCTCCGATCTTGAACGCGCGTTAGTCGCTGCAGCGCGCGATCAGGCGCGAGACCTCGCCCCCCTCGCCGACGAGGCGAAGAGGCTTGCCTCCGACCTCGCATATATAGGTAAACAAGcaggtataaatataaaactgtacTAACAATAATTTTTCGAAAGGATTGCATGTCCTGTACCCAGCCTGCTACAGATTTCATCCACTAGAAGGTTTTCTATATCACGGTTGCTTCGACCGAGTCGTGATTTAAATCACCTACAACCAGACGCTGCAAAAATACAGTATGTTACCGATATACCCACATATTTTTCTACATGCACTGCACTACTGCTCTAACAAAGTTGCATCTATATAGCTTTGGATTTATTTTCTTCCAAACCTTAAATTGGACCACagtcaaaacaattaattaaatgttacagCTAGTTCCTGTGGTGAGAGAGAATCAGAGAGACTGCACAGTATAGCCAGCCGGCTCCATGAACAATTAGATCACATAATAGAGGTAACCAGAATCTTAATTGTTACTACGAAATCATTAAACCATTGCTTTCGAATTTCATGTTCAagtgtataattaaattacaggtTTGCAAACTATTAAGGCATATAGCGATGTCAGAAACTCTACAAGTGAGTGCGAAGTTTGCAGAAATAAATCTTAGAATATACGGTCCGCAAGTGGTGACCGCAGCGCGGACGCTGGCCGCGCACCCGGGCAGTACGGCGGCGCGGGAGAACCTGGACGTGTTCGTGGACATGTGGGCGTGGCTGCTGGCCGACGCCGCGCGCCTGGCCCGCGAGCTGCTCGACCTCACCGACGACCGACCTGATAAGCAGCAGTACAGTAGTCTGCCAAGGCCTGGAGTATGTTTCCCATTTATAATACGCTAAAAAATAGTAGAACTTACCTCGAGGACGATAACTTGCAAAGTCTCCTTTTAAACGTGCGCCCTTTAGGCGCGGCTAGGATGTTACTGGACGATAATGCAACGGAATTCCG
This sequence is a window from Trichoplusia ni isolate ovarian cell line Hi5 chromosome 8, tn1, whole genome shotgun sequence. Protein-coding genes within it:
- the LOC113496463 gene encoding alpha-catulin isoform X5 codes for the protein MAAAGLPDVDFSQIKTRSIERTLLPLIKQISSLVASRGEAAAGGAAVQRVGAAVCCAVERFVAVGETIADDNPDVRHSMVLACKEARAAGRAIERVCAGADGTGMVSAARALLAAVTRVLLLADMVVVRQLLLAKDKVARSLDRLESVSNFAEFVRAFTEFGGGMVELARLTAERRADLRDERRRAQVAAARNVLERSTLMLLTSSKTCMRHPSSASARENRDTVFCQMRRAMDLIHYVVRDGLPGHDDQSHEMKPFSDSHEQAAQWEAGTALGALRGLTGQVRTARARGGADVTRRRSLASTLRALVERTHDFTDSAYTSHEHRQRILALAERIAYELERLVAVAVSLEEQGATGSATALESACTGATSAASDLERALVAAARDQARDLAPLADEAKRLASDLAYIGKQAASSCGERESERLHSIASRLHEQLDHIIEVCKLLRHIAMSETLQVSAKFAEINLRIYGPQVVTAARTLAAHPGSTAARENLDVFVDMWAWLLADAARLARELLDLTDDRPDKQQYSSLPRPGKHGTTSKPLKAVRLDSDEQAKIAKSGLEMKMMSSEMDAETEKWQGAAADENNDIVKRAKNMSSMAFAMYQFTKGEGRLNTTQDLFTQAEYFAEEANRLYKIVRQFSYQVPAGATKKELLEHLDKVPTYVQQLQFTVKEPTVGRAATFSKVDNVIQETKHLMNVISKVVTTCFDCANKYSLCMPERVPMHWKPNLQKASTYKSENSVLNG
- the LOC113496463 gene encoding alpha-catulin isoform X4; this encodes MAAAGLPDVDFSQIKTRSIERTLLPLIKQISSLVASRGEAAAGGAAVQRVGAAVCCAVERFVAVGETIADDNPDVRHSMVLACKEARAAGRAIERVCAGADGTGMVSAARALLAAVTRVLLLADMVVVRQLLLAKDKVARSLDRLESVSNFAEFVRAFTEFGGGMVELARLTAERRADLRDERRRAQVAAARNVLERSTLMLLTSSKTCMRHPSSASARENRDTVFCQMRRAMDLIHYVVRDGLPGHDDQSHEMKPFSDSHEQAAQWEAGTALGALRGLTGQVRTARARGGADVTRRRSLASTLRALVERTHDFTDSAYTSHEHRQRILALAERIAYELERLVAVAVSLEEQGATGSATALESACTGATSAASDLERALVAAARDQARDLAPLADEAKRLASDLAYIGKQAASSCGERESERLHSIASRLHEQLDHIIEVCKLLRHIAMSETLQVSAKFAEINLRIYGPQVVTAARTLAAHPGSTAARENLDVFVDMWAWLLADAARLARELLDLTDDRPDKQQYSSLPRPGKHGTTSKPLKAVRLDSDEQAKIAKSGLEMKMMSSEMDAETEKWQGAAADENNDIVKRAKNMSSMAFAMYQFTKGEGRLNTTQDLFTQAEYFAEEANRLYKIVRQFSYQVPAGATKKELLEHLDKVPTYVQQLQFTVKEPTVGRAATFSKVDNVIQETKHLMNVISKVVTTCFDCANKYNLDFTGLTAGGASAGGRGTARDEDAGGGGGGDAKPGGSSSDTAM
- the LOC113496463 gene encoding alpha-catulin isoform X1; its protein translation is MAAAGLPDVDFSQIKTRSIERTLLPLIKQISSLVASRGEAAAGGAAVQRVGAAVCCAVERFVAVGETIADDNPDVRHSMVLACKEARAAGRAIERVCAGADGTGMVSAARALLAAVTRVLLLADMVVVRQLLLAKDKVARSLDRLESVSNFAEFVRAFTEFGGGMVELARLTAERRADLRDERRRAQVAAARNVLERSTLMLLTSSKTCMRHPSSASARENRDTVFCQMRRAMDLIHYVVRDGLPGHDDQSHEMKPFSDSHEQAAQWEAGTALGALRGLTGQVRTARARGGADVTRRRSLASTLRALVERTHDFTDSAYTSHEHRQRILALAERIAYELERLVAVAVSLEEQGATGSATALESACTGATSAASDLERALVAAARDQARDLAPLADEAKRLASDLAYIGKQAASSCGERESERLHSIASRLHEQLDHIIEVCKLLRHIAMSETLQVSAKFAEINLRIYGPQVVTAARTLAAHPGSTAARENLDVFVDMWAWLLADAARLARELLDLTDDRPDKQQYSSLPRPGKHGTTSKPLKAVRLDSDEQAKIAKSGLEMKMMSSEMDAETEKWQGAAADENNDIVKRAKNMSSMAFAMYQFTKGEGRLNTTQDLFTQAEYFAEEANRLYKIVRQFSYQVPAGATKKELLEHLDKVPTYVQQLQFTVKEPTVGRAATFSKVDNVIQETKHLMNVISKVVTTCFDCANKVPLPWEARVGVVKRHQSVAPVKYFKDYISFVIVRLSGKRWNSVTKITRFILDYNFIHQILNTWYPSSSFLAKRSRINLIS
- the LOC113496463 gene encoding alpha-catulin isoform X2; this translates as MAAAGLPDVDFSQIKTRSIERTLLPLIKQISSLVASRGEAAAGGAAVQRVGAAVCCAVERFVAVGETIADDNPDVRHSMVLACKEARAAGRAIERVCAGADGTGMVSAARALLAAVTRVLLLADMVVVRQLLLAKDKVARSLDRLESVSNFAEFVRAFTEFGGGMVELARLTAERRADLRDERRRAQVAAARNVLERSTLMLLTSSKTCMRHPSSASARENRDTVFCQMRRAMDLIHYVVRDGLPGHDDQSHEMKPFSDSHEQAAQWEAGTALGALRGLTGQVRTARARGGADVTRRRSLASTLRALVERTHDFTDSAYTSHEHRQRILALAERIAYELERLVAVAVSLEEQGATGSATALESACTGATSAASDLERALVAAARDQARDLAPLADEAKRLASDLAYIASSCGERESERLHSIASRLHEQLDHIIEVCKLLRHIAMSETLQVSAKFAEINLRIYGPQVVTAARTLAAHPGSTAARENLDVFVDMWAWLLADAARLARELLDLTDDRPDKQQYSSLPRPGKHGTTSKPLKAVRLDSDEQAKIAKSGLEMKMMSSEMDAETEKWQGAAADENNDIVKRAKNMSSMAFAMYQFTKGEGRLNTTQDLFTQAEYFAEEANRLYKIVRQFSYQVPAGATKKELLEHLDKVPTYVQQLQFTVKEPTVGRAATFSKVDNVIQETKHLMNVISKVVTTCFDCANKVPLPWEARVGVVKRHQSVAPVKYFKDYISFVIVRLSGKRWNSVTKITRFILDYNFIHQILNTWYPSSSFLAKRSRINLIS
- the LOC113496463 gene encoding alpha-catulin isoform X3 encodes the protein MAAAGLPDVDFSQIKTRSIERTLLPLIKQISSLVASRGEAAAGGAAVQRVGAAVCCAVERFVAVGETIADDNPDVRHSMVLACKEARAAGRAIERVCAGADGTGMVSAARALLAAVTRVLLLADMVVVRQLLLAKDKVARSLDRLESVSNFAEFVRAFTEFGGGMVELARLTAERRADLRDERRRAQVAAARNVLERSTLMLLTSSKTCMRHPSSASARENRDTVFCQMRRAMDLIHYVVRDGLPGHDDQSHEAAQWEAGTALGALRGLTGQVRTARARGGADVTRRRSLASTLRALVERTHDFTDSAYTSHEHRQRILALAERIAYELERLVAVAVSLEEQGATGSATALESACTGATSAASDLERALVAAARDQARDLAPLADEAKRLASDLAYIGKQAASSCGERESERLHSIASRLHEQLDHIIEVCKLLRHIAMSETLQVSAKFAEINLRIYGPQVVTAARTLAAHPGSTAARENLDVFVDMWAWLLADAARLARELLDLTDDRPDKQQYSSLPRPGKHGTTSKPLKAVRLDSDEQAKIAKSGLEMKMMSSEMDAETEKWQGAAADENNDIVKRAKNMSSMAFAMYQFTKGEGRLNTTQDLFTQAEYFAEEANRLYKIVRQFSYQVPAGATKKELLEHLDKVPTYVQQLQFTVKEPTVGRAATFSKVDNVIQETKHLMNVISKVVTTCFDCANKVPLPWEARVGVVKRHQSVAPVKYFKDYISFVIVRLSGKRWNSVTKITRFILDYNFIHQILNTWYPSSSFLAKRSRINLIS